From Rhodococcus antarcticus, the proteins below share one genomic window:
- the serC gene encoding phosphoserine transaminase translates to MTTPAITIPAELLPVDGRFGCGPSKVRPEQLQAVLDGGRTVMGTSHRQKPVKDVVGRVRSGLRSLFALPDGYEVVLGNGGSTVFWDAAALGLVRERSLHLTNGEFSSKFASVTKGAPFLADPVVVKAEPGSAPAPVSDDSVDLIGWAHNETSTGVMIPVQRPAGSDGKLIAIDATSGAGGLPLDASDADVYYFAPQKCFASDGGLWVALMSPAALERVAEIGATDRWIPESLSLTTALDNSTKDQTYNTPAVATLIMFAEQLEWMNGQGGLDWCTSRTADSSSRLYDWAQRSEFATPFVVEPAQRSLVVGTIDLDDAVDAAAVAKVLRANGVVDTEPYRKLGRNQLRVGMFPAIEPDDVTALTACIDHVVAALS, encoded by the coding sequence GTGACAACTCCCGCGATCACCATCCCGGCCGAGCTCCTGCCCGTCGACGGCCGCTTCGGCTGCGGCCCGTCGAAGGTGCGACCCGAACAGCTGCAGGCCGTGCTCGACGGCGGGCGCACGGTCATGGGCACCAGCCACCGGCAGAAGCCCGTCAAGGACGTGGTGGGCCGGGTGCGCTCCGGGCTGCGCAGCCTGTTCGCGCTGCCGGACGGCTACGAGGTGGTGCTCGGCAACGGTGGCTCGACGGTGTTCTGGGACGCCGCGGCGCTGGGGCTGGTGCGCGAGCGCTCCCTGCACCTCACCAACGGCGAGTTCAGCTCCAAGTTCGCCTCCGTCACGAAGGGCGCGCCGTTCCTGGCCGACCCCGTCGTCGTGAAGGCCGAGCCGGGTTCCGCACCCGCGCCGGTCTCCGACGACTCCGTCGACCTGATCGGGTGGGCGCACAACGAGACCTCCACCGGCGTGATGATCCCGGTGCAGCGGCCCGCGGGCTCGGACGGCAAGCTCATCGCCATCGACGCCACCTCCGGTGCGGGCGGGCTGCCCCTGGACGCGAGCGACGCCGACGTCTACTACTTCGCCCCGCAGAAGTGCTTCGCCTCCGACGGCGGGCTGTGGGTCGCGCTGATGAGCCCGGCCGCGCTGGAGCGGGTGGCCGAGATCGGGGCCACCGACCGCTGGATCCCCGAGTCGCTCTCGCTGACCACCGCGCTGGACAACTCGACCAAGGACCAGACCTACAACACCCCGGCCGTCGCCACGCTCATCATGTTCGCCGAGCAGCTGGAGTGGATGAACGGCCAGGGCGGCCTGGACTGGTGCACGAGCCGGACCGCGGACTCCTCCTCGCGGCTGTACGACTGGGCGCAGAGGTCGGAGTTCGCGACCCCGTTCGTGGTCGAGCCGGCCCAGCGCAGCCTGGTGGTCGGCACCATCGACCTCGACGACGCGGTGGACGCCGCGGCCGTGGCGAAGGTGCTGCGCGCCAACGGGGTCGTGGACACCGAGCCGTACCGCAAGCTCGGCCGCAACCAGCTGCGGGTCGGGATGTTCCCGGCGATCGAGCCGGACGACGTCACCGCGCTCACCGCGTGCATCGACCACGTGGTCGCCGCCCTCTCCTGA
- the sepH gene encoding septation protein SepH, translating into MRALRVIGLDADGRSVVCEDVERGQQYRLPADEQLRAAARGDLTRLGQIEIELEAQLRPKDIQARIRAGATVEQVAAAAGIPAQRVERYAHPVLLERSRAAEIAQGGHPLRADGPALETLLQVVTQAFAVRGQDLDHARWDAWRGEDGRWVVQLLWRTGRSDNRAHWRFQPGAHGGTITALDDHATELVDPDPTRPLRTVAPVTQLTAAPEQAELVVEAEPAPEPVAEPVAEAEVEVPLDEPADAQPAHEPAAAQGPQHRTPKGRPSMPSWEDVLLGVRSQRG; encoded by the coding sequence GTGCGGGCACTTCGAGTCATCGGTCTCGACGCCGACGGGCGCTCCGTGGTCTGCGAGGACGTCGAGCGCGGCCAGCAGTACCGGCTGCCTGCCGACGAGCAGCTGCGGGCCGCCGCCCGGGGTGACCTGACCCGCCTGGGGCAGATCGAGATCGAGCTGGAGGCGCAGCTGCGCCCCAAGGACATCCAGGCCCGCATCCGGGCCGGCGCCACGGTCGAGCAGGTGGCCGCCGCGGCCGGCATCCCCGCCCAGCGCGTCGAGCGCTACGCCCACCCCGTGCTCCTCGAGCGCTCCCGAGCGGCCGAGATCGCCCAGGGCGGGCACCCGCTGCGCGCGGACGGCCCCGCGCTGGAGACGCTGCTCCAGGTGGTCACCCAGGCGTTCGCCGTGCGGGGGCAGGACCTCGACCACGCCCGCTGGGACGCCTGGCGCGGCGAGGACGGCCGCTGGGTGGTGCAGCTGCTGTGGCGCACCGGGCGCAGCGACAACCGCGCGCACTGGCGCTTCCAGCCCGGTGCCCACGGTGGCACCATCACCGCCCTGGACGACCACGCCACCGAGCTCGTCGACCCCGACCCCACGCGACCGCTGCGCACCGTCGCGCCCGTGACCCAGCTGACGGCCGCACCCGAGCAGGCGGAGCTGGTCGTCGAGGCCGAGCCGGCCCCCGAACCCGTCGCCGAACCCGTCGCCGAGGCCGAGGTCGAGGTCCCCCTCGACGAGCCCGCCGACGCGCAGCCCGCCCACGAGCCCGCCGCCGCGCAGGGCCCGCAGCACCGCACGCCCAAGGGTCGCCCGAGCATGCCGTCCTGGGAGGACGTGCTGCTCGGGGTGCGCAGCCAGCGCGGCTGA
- a CDS encoding ABC transporter ATP-binding protein encodes MSTVDSPTPRSTLASLRRLGPYVRQVRRPMAWSALAALGASGAGLVIPLVTQRVVDSITRGGGLRALVPLLALALVVGLAEAGLILVRRRVIARPTATLEKTMRDDLYAHLQRLPVAFHDRWQGGQLLSRAVSDLTTIRLFLAFGAIFMVVNALTVLLGAVVLVVLWPPFGLVAVGLVVPMVFLSSLFEGRYKTVARLSQDQVGDLATRVEESVLGVRVIKAFGRGPGFTARFAAESAALRRTEITKVKILAVLWAAIIALPEIAIGATLLIGGIGVGQGHLSLGALVAAVTTVVYLQWPIDSLGWLLAEANKTASASDRYWEVRDAASTITEPTRPRPLPTPVRGALSLRDVHFTYPDATEPVLRGIDLEIAPGETVALVGLTGSGKTTLTTLVPRLFDVTGGAVLLDGVDVRELSTSVLRAHVATAFEDPVLFSASVRENVALGPGEVTDAQVREALEVAHCWEFVQELPWGVDTRIGEQGLSLSGGQRQRLALARAVLGRPDVLVLDDPLSALDVHTEAEVERALQQVLAGVTSLVVAHRPSTVALADRVALLQDGRITAVGTHSELLATSAAYRHVIASDTSELSRT; translated from the coding sequence ATGAGCACCGTCGACTCCCCCACCCCGCGCTCCACCCTGGCCTCCCTGCGGCGCCTGGGTCCCTACGTGCGCCAGGTGCGCCGCCCGATGGCCTGGTCCGCCCTGGCTGCGCTGGGTGCCTCCGGCGCCGGACTGGTCATCCCGCTCGTCACCCAGCGCGTGGTCGACTCGATCACCCGGGGCGGCGGGCTGCGCGCGCTCGTGCCGCTGCTGGCCCTGGCCCTGGTCGTCGGGCTCGCCGAGGCCGGGCTGATCCTGGTGCGGCGCCGGGTGATCGCCCGGCCCACGGCGACGCTCGAGAAGACCATGCGCGATGACCTCTACGCGCACCTGCAGCGGCTGCCCGTCGCTTTCCACGACCGCTGGCAGGGCGGGCAGCTGCTCTCCCGCGCGGTCTCCGACCTCACCACGATCAGGCTGTTCCTCGCCTTCGGCGCGATCTTCATGGTCGTCAACGCCCTCACCGTGCTGCTCGGCGCGGTGGTGCTCGTGGTGCTGTGGCCGCCGTTCGGTCTCGTCGCCGTGGGTCTCGTGGTGCCGATGGTGTTCCTGTCCAGCCTGTTCGAGGGCCGCTACAAGACCGTCGCCCGGCTCTCGCAGGACCAGGTGGGTGACCTCGCCACCCGGGTCGAGGAGTCGGTCCTGGGGGTGCGGGTGATCAAGGCGTTCGGCCGGGGCCCCGGCTTCACCGCCCGCTTCGCCGCCGAGTCGGCCGCCCTGCGCCGCACCGAGATCACCAAGGTCAAGATCCTGGCCGTGCTGTGGGCCGCCATCATCGCGCTGCCGGAGATCGCGATCGGCGCCACGCTGCTGATCGGGGGCATCGGGGTCGGCCAGGGCCACCTCAGCCTCGGTGCGCTCGTCGCCGCCGTCACCACGGTCGTCTACCTGCAGTGGCCGATCGACTCGCTCGGGTGGCTGCTCGCGGAGGCCAACAAGACCGCCTCGGCGTCCGACCGCTACTGGGAGGTGCGCGACGCCGCCAGCACCATCACCGAGCCGACCCGGCCGAGGCCGCTGCCCACCCCCGTGCGGGGGGCGCTGAGCCTGCGGGACGTCCACTTCACCTACCCGGACGCCACCGAGCCCGTGCTGCGCGGCATCGACCTCGAGATCGCGCCCGGGGAGACGGTCGCGCTGGTGGGGCTCACCGGCAGCGGCAAGACCACGCTCACCACCCTGGTTCCCCGGCTGTTCGACGTCACCGGCGGAGCCGTCCTGCTCGACGGCGTGGACGTCCGCGAGCTGTCCACCAGCGTCCTGCGCGCCCACGTGGCCACCGCGTTCGAGGATCCGGTGCTGTTCTCGGCCAGCGTGCGCGAGAACGTGGCGCTCGGTCCGGGCGAGGTCACCGACGCCCAGGTCCGCGAGGCCCTCGAGGTCGCGCACTGCTGGGAGTTCGTCCAGGAGCTGCCGTGGGGCGTGGACACCCGCATCGGCGAGCAGGGGCTGAGCCTGTCCGGCGGCCAGCGCCAGCGCCTCGCCCTGGCCCGGGCCGTGCTGGGCCGACCGGACGTGCTGGTGCTCGACGACCCGCTCTCCGCGCTGGACGTGCACACCGAGGCCGAGGTCGAGCGGGCGCTGCAGCAGGTGCTCGCCGGCGTCACCTCCCTCGTCGTCGCCCACCGCCCCTCCACCGTCGCGCTGGCCGACCGGGTGGCGCTGCTCCAGGACGGCCGCATCACCGCCGTGGGCACGCACAGCGAGCTGCTGGCCACCTCCGCCGCCTACCGGCACGTCATCGCCAGCGACACCTCCGAGCTGAGCCGCACGTGA
- a CDS encoding ABC transporter ATP-binding protein, whose translation MSTAPAQSWRGVATEDTDTDDLTVSTSLALAARSRALLGSLVRPHRHWAWVALVLAVAESVAALAGPLLIAAAIDTGVPAALQGRTGPVVWIAIAYTAAGVASAGLRAAFLLIAGRVGQDILLDLRTRVFRHVQRLSVSFHERYTSGRVISRLTSDLDSLSELLQQGLDELLFSLLSIVTVTVVLLYLDLPLAVVVLVGFGPLLALTRWYRRRSAASYRTNRTAIAEVVVAFVESMNGIRAVQAYRRERRNTEIMDEVGGRYRDSNARAAGLLATYASTLRAVGNVTLVVVLGYGAHRVSGGALQIGVLTAFVLYLRRLYGPLDQLAMFLNSYQSASAALEKLSGLLQEPLAVEEPAEPVALSAHAAGAVHFNGVEFAYSSAPERTVLHHLDLAVPAGQVVAVVGATGAGKSTVAKLLARFYDPTAGAITLDGVDLRALSEADLRRSVVLVTQESFLFGGSVLDNIALGRPGATRDEVEAAARAVGAWAFIEALPDGIDTDVRKRGGRLSAGQRQLVAFARAFLADPAVLLLDEATSSMDVPSERTVQAALETVLQARTAVIIAHRLSTVLIADRVLVVDGGRVVEDGSPAELVAAGGAFAELHAQWEHSLA comes from the coding sequence GTGAGCACCGCACCCGCACAGTCCTGGCGCGGCGTCGCCACCGAGGACACCGACACCGACGACCTCACCGTCTCGACCTCGCTGGCGCTGGCCGCGCGGTCCCGAGCGCTGCTGGGCTCCCTGGTTCGCCCGCACCGGCACTGGGCCTGGGTCGCTCTCGTGCTGGCCGTCGCCGAGAGCGTGGCCGCGCTCGCCGGACCGCTGCTCATCGCGGCCGCCATCGACACCGGTGTGCCCGCCGCGCTGCAGGGTCGGACCGGTCCCGTGGTGTGGATCGCCATCGCCTACACCGCCGCGGGCGTCGCCTCGGCCGGGCTGCGGGCGGCGTTCCTGCTCATCGCCGGGCGGGTGGGCCAGGACATCCTGCTCGACCTGCGCACCCGTGTGTTCCGGCACGTGCAGCGGCTCTCGGTCAGCTTCCACGAGCGCTACACCTCGGGCCGGGTGATCTCCCGGCTGACCAGCGACCTGGACTCGCTCTCGGAGCTGCTGCAGCAAGGCCTCGACGAGCTGCTGTTCTCCCTGCTGTCCATCGTCACCGTGACCGTGGTGCTGCTCTACCTCGACCTGCCGCTGGCCGTGGTGGTGCTGGTGGGGTTCGGTCCCCTGCTGGCGCTGACCCGCTGGTACCGCCGACGCTCCGCGGCCAGCTACCGGACCAACCGCACCGCCATCGCCGAGGTCGTGGTCGCGTTCGTGGAGAGCATGAACGGCATCCGTGCCGTGCAGGCCTACCGCCGCGAGCGCCGCAACACCGAGATCATGGACGAGGTGGGTGGTCGGTACCGCGACTCCAACGCCCGCGCGGCCGGGCTGCTCGCCACGTACGCCTCCACCCTGCGCGCAGTGGGCAACGTGACCCTGGTGGTGGTGCTCGGCTACGGCGCGCACCGGGTGTCGGGCGGTGCCCTGCAGATCGGGGTGCTCACCGCCTTCGTGCTCTACCTGCGCCGGCTGTACGGGCCGCTCGACCAGCTCGCGATGTTCCTCAACTCCTACCAGTCCGCCTCGGCCGCGCTCGAGAAGCTCTCGGGGCTGCTGCAGGAGCCGCTGGCGGTGGAGGAGCCGGCCGAGCCGGTGGCGCTGTCCGCGCACGCGGCGGGCGCCGTGCACTTCAACGGCGTGGAGTTCGCCTACTCATCGGCTCCGGAGCGGACGGTGCTGCACCACCTCGACCTCGCCGTCCCGGCCGGTCAGGTGGTGGCCGTGGTGGGGGCGACCGGGGCGGGGAAGTCGACGGTGGCCAAGCTGCTGGCCCGCTTCTACGACCCGACCGCCGGCGCCATCACCCTGGACGGGGTGGACCTGCGAGCGCTCTCGGAGGCCGACCTGCGGCGGTCGGTGGTGCTGGTGACCCAGGAGTCGTTCCTGTTCGGCGGGTCCGTGCTCGACAACATCGCGCTCGGTCGGCCCGGCGCCACCCGGGACGAGGTGGAGGCCGCCGCCCGGGCGGTGGGCGCGTGGGCGTTCATCGAGGCGCTGCCCGACGGCATCGACACCGACGTCCGCAAGCGCGGCGGGCGGCTCTCGGCCGGGCAGCGCCAGCTGGTGGCGTTCGCGCGGGCGTTCCTGGCCGATCCGGCGGTGCTGCTGCTCGACGAGGCCACCTCGAGCATGGACGTCCCGAGCGAGCGAACGGTGCAGGCCGCGCTGGAGACGGTGCTGCAGGCCCGGACGGCGGTGATCATCGCCCACCGGCTCTCGACGGTGCTCATCGCGGACCGGGTGCTCGTGGTCGACGGTGGCCGCGTGGTCGAGGACGGCAGCCCGGCCGAGCTCGTGGCGGCCGGCGGTGCGTTCGCCGAGCTGCACGCCCAGTGGGAGCACTCCCTGGCCTGA